Below is a window of Brassica napus cultivar Da-Ae chromosome A5, Da-Ae, whole genome shotgun sequence DNA.
GTTATTCAGAGTTTTTGTCAGGATGAGAAAGGTGAAGATAGCTGAGGAATTGCTTAAAACGATGCTGAGGATTGGTTTGAAACCAGATAAAACTTTACATGCAGTGCTCTGAGGTAAAGAGATAATGGGAGAGAGTGAAGAAGCAAGAGAGATGTTGAGTTCAATGGAGAGACATGGATGTGTGCCAGATTCATGTACTAAGTAAGCGTCTTGTACAACAACTTTGCCTGAGAATGAGTGTAGCTTCTTTGTAAATTGTAGTATCTTGATCCAAGAGGTGGTGGTGGTCCAAACGTAATTAAAATCCCTAGCTCGAGGGTATTTTAGTAATTGTAACAACCCCGAAATACTAGGGCTTCCGCCCCCGCCTTCCTAACCTACTATAAAAGCACTCTCAGTTTGTTAATAAAATCCGTTACTTTACCACTCGCcgtctctctcactctctcttccTTATCATCAAAACCAGCTAACGATCAAAAATGTCTGACGGATCAGTAGAAACGAAAACAAAGCTTGATTCTTCCGGAGAGTCATCTGACGTCGATAACGAGAACTGCATTAGCAGTGGAAGTGGAAGTAGTGGAGGCGAAGCGAAGCGGACTTGCGTTGATTGCGGAACATTCCGAACTCCCCTTTGGCGCGGTGGCCCTGCCGGACCTAAGGTAGAGAACAACTCTATACTCATTAACTTTTCAATCTTCTGGATCTGAAGATCACTAGTCTCTCATGATCGACACGTGTTTCTTTTTATATGCAGTCGTTGTGCAATGCGTGTGGGATCAAGAGCAGGAAGAAGAGGCAAGCTGCTCTCGGGATCAAACCAGAGAAGAAAATCAGAAAAAGCATCATCATCACCAGTGATACTAGTGATGTAAgccttgaagatgatgatgatcacagcagcagcagcaaagGAATAATGAGTAgatttttggatttagggtttaaagttccGGTGATGAAGAGATCACCggttgagaagaagaagaggctgtGGAGTAAACTCGGCGAGGAAGAGAGAGCCGCCGCCGTGCTTCTCATGGCTCTCTCTTGTGCCTCCGTTTATGCTTAAAAAACGATGAAGAATAATAAAagctttcttcttcgttttcttttTGTAGGTTGTttaaactagagagagagatatatataatgtatgaaCGTTTGGTTTCCACTAATGTTATGTATTCATTATCTTaatgaatttctttttttttaagagagCAGCATTACAAAATTATTCAAAGGCGTTTTTCTATGCATTAAATAGAGAGTAGTAACtcctacaaaataatttaacaataaTACAAACAAATACAATCTGCCTTTCAAAATTTCACGCagattatatttaaatatataccaaACAAATTTTCACCAACGATGTTATGTAGTGTAATTAGCAGATGGTCGTGTAAATGATACATTACAAATCTGTCTCCTTCGGTTtaatccaatcaaaccgggataTCATCGATTGAATATGCGTCAAAGTCGAACTCGGTATCAACAACCGGTGCCACTCCTTCCTGTAATCAACAACAACACATGATTGTTTGTTCTGTTATTAAGTCAACGTTTCTTTCTATTTGCTCTTCTGTCGGAATTTGAACACAAACATTATTACAAAAAGTGCCCAAGAAGCTCTTTAAAGTTGACTTATTATCCACTTCTcgtgagagaaaaaaaaagattctagATTCATTATTTTGGCTAGTGGTAGTTTGCGTAATCATGAAAGGTACACACGCAACCAGTGGTGAGAAAGCGTTATATACTGAAAACGCAAAACTCTAAATGCTAAACGTTTATAAgagagaaaccaaaaaaaaaatcaaacctgCTTAAGAAGTGCACTCATAAGATCTTCTTGATTACTATACTGCTCGTGGAACGCCATCGCTGCTGTATCTCTCTCCGACTTCACCCTCACTGAACTGCCACCGCCCCCTCCGTTGCCATAAACCTGATGATGCGGTACCATGCCTGACAGTGTTTGCTGCTGGTTCCGGCCAAGATCCGTGGCTGCAACCGTtgcgttgttgttgttgtttcttgACATGGAGGAAAAAGAGAAGGCTTCTGAGTTGGAGAAGGCTACGGATTCTGCGTCTTGATGCGCGTCGAAGGCGATACTCCGAAGATCCCAGTCGTTATGTCTGTTGGAGAACATGTCGTAGCTTGGGGCGGTGAAGCCCGCTTCCGAGCTGTTAACCTCTTCTTGgtaagaagaagaggaagaaagtgGTTTCCGAACCTGAGCCGGAACTGATAAGCCTGGTGCACTCGGAAGCGGGAAGCTGTTCACGGGGAGCTCTTGTTGGAAGCTGTTGAAGGCTACCGAAGTTGATGAGTGTTGTTGCGTTGCGAGGTTGGTGTAGCTTGTAGGTAACACTCGGCTGCTCTCTGGAACACTGCTCCTCCCCGAGAAGCCGCTTCTCTCAGTTATACGGTTTGGTAACATAGGCTGCCTGATGGAGGGTGGCCCTCGCGGGAATGGCTGCTGCTGAGGCATCAGCATTCCGCTATGTCCGGCTCGAACCGCAGCAATCTGCTGTTGAATGCTCATTCTATTACCACCAACAGGAAGCTGCTGTTGCAACCCCGCGAGCTGTCTAGGCTCCATACCCGTGGGGACACCGTGAAGCAAGTTCATCTGCGGCTGTTGTGTTTGATGACCACCAATCCCATCTCCGAATCTTGGTTTCGAGTTGTCGAAGCTGAAGATGCTTCTCTCGTCCACGACGGAGGAAACAGGTAGCCCTGACTTGGAGACCATCGCAGGCCGGCCTAAACCAGCGGCTTGAAGCTGCGCAAGGCTCTGAGCAGGGAGCTGACCTGTGACTGCTAACGCTTGAAGATCAAACCCATTCAGTGAAGAAAGAGGACCGAAGCTAGCGTCCTGACCCGTCATAAACGAGTTGTTTAAGTTTCCTTGGTGCTGTGAGACTCCCCCGAGGCGTCTTAGGTATATCCTGTATTTCTGCAAGCCAACACAACACCGGTTAAGAATATACTGTATGATACAATACAACTGCTCGTTCCAGCAGGGCACACATCCCAATGAAACATTGTCTTGACCtcaaatttttttgaagattatatacatatatataggtaaaagcccataaattatttttaaaaaaatactttttctgtttcaaaatactCTATGTTTCGAAATTTCACATAAATGTATTGTTTATTGAGATTAATTATTTTTCGTAACTTTTAACCGATATAAATTCAATAAACAGTTACCATTGTTACTTaataaaaacttcatttttttgtcgaataaaaataaaaactgcatttaaaatgtaaaattgtatatttcgaaacatatttttctaaaacatggatCTTTTTATATCAGATGGagtaataataattaaagttCTTAAGAAATGTTTATagcttttgataaaaaaaaaaagaaagaaaagaaatgttTATGCTCTCAAAATCTCAGATCCGGTCATATGTTTCGGTTTAAGGTATATAAGGTTTATACCTGAAGGTGACTGGCTACGTTCTCACGGGTTAGTCCAGGAACATTCATCAGCTCTAAGATCTTCTTAGGAACCGCCTCTgcgtcataaaaaaaaacaattagatccCAAAACATATCTCACAACTGCAAATGTaataaagaagctttaaaagtCTTTTACTTTCAACGCCGAGCTGATTAACAGCAGCAACAAACTGCTGATGCAACTCAACAGACCAGACAACACGCGGTTTCTTCAGATTGGAAGCGTCTTCGTCCCCTTGCTcatccccttcctcttctttccGTTTCCGTGAGTTGTTGCTGCTGCTCCTCCAGTTGTTCCCTTCGTTGTTAACAGAGGAAGCGTTATCATCCGCCGCATCCTCAGAAACAGCTGGACCTCTCTGTTGCTGCTGCTGTCCGGTCTCCTCAATGCTACCAGAATGCTCCGGTACGCTCCACTCGCTCCTCCTCTTCCGAACAACGTGCTGCCAAATGTTCTTAAGCGCCTCCATACGCACCGGTTTGATGAGGTAATCAACCGCACCGTGAGTGACTCCTTTTAGAACCACACTCTTTGAATCATCCGCAGACATCACTGAGGATTAAAACAAAGATGAGTAATTAGAAACCATATATaaaaagattcaagcttttggaatttttttaatgaaacgTACTGATGACAGGCAAGTCCATCTCTAGACCAACATGTTCAAGAAGCTTGAAGCCGTCCATGTCAGGCATGTGAACATCGCTGATGACAATATCGAATCCGTGTTTGTTCTTCCGGAGCAGAGACAATGCCATCTCTGCTCTGTTGCATTTCGTTACTGAATTgtcacaaacacacacacaagaaaaaaaataaaaaaagagagatctCTATTAATTAAACTTAGATCAAAGAGAGACACAAGGATCTCATGAATTAACATGATCTAAACCAAACTCAAGTCAAAAGCTCAGCAACATAAGAGACTCTCAGATTTGAATCCTTCTAAACCtcaagttaaataaataaaaaacatgtgATCTCTAAATCAAAGGAAGTGAAGAAGATTAATATTGTGAATCTTAAAAAGTTTCTATATTTGGGAGAGCAGAGTTAGTCAACAACCTAAACTCAAAACCATAATTATCCCTCAAAATaacatcttttcttttttttgttattgttgcGAGAATGGACCACAATAAATCATTAGGACAGAGAGACACATAAACTCGTGAGATTAATCATCAAAAATTACTAAacccaaaataaaaaacaaaacaaaaactagaaGAGAAGATCTTGTCTTTGTGAATTCGAACCTTCGTAGAGACAAGTTCTGAGCATCCTCTCCAAGATCATGAGACAAGTCGGGTCATCGTCAACCACTAGTACTCTAAGTCCCGACGGAAACATCTCCACCACGGCTTCACCTCCTTTGTTTCTACCGGAGCTCGACCCACCACCCGATCCGAGTCCTCTTCCCTGACTCGGATTCATCATCTCTCTCGGAAAGTAAAAAAGCAAAAGCAACAAAGGAATATATACCCAGAAATAAGGGAAATTTATTCGATTTGGGTTGaaacgaaaaaaaaagagaataagaatTGGAGAGAGTGAAAATTAATTTGAAGGTAAAaagtgtagagagagagagagagatgagacttagggagttgaagaagaagacatgagGCTTGTCTCACCTTCACAGCTTCTCTGTTATTTTAATCAGTAGAGTAAAGCTTATTACAAAAGATGGAACCcaagaataaaattaaaaaaaaccatgTCTTATATGATGTCAGATACATACATGTTTTTCTGTAAATGCGGAGCTTACATGccctttatttttcttctttctctacatttaaatcagttatatataaattttcatctTAGacccattttaaaatattaatcaattttggtttgagGTAACAACGTTTTAATTAAGAAATTACAACTAATTATATgtagaagttttttttaattgtaatgaACATTTGGATGTTGCCCCTATTTAGCTAACGTACTGGCTATTTTGTAAGATAGTTAAATTATAAGGGCTTAGGattcattttttgaaaatattgggTATGAAAGTATAATTGGAAGAAAGTGGGTCCAAACACCCTTGATGCGTGGATCCAGCTCATGCATGTAAAAGTTTAATTAACTCGTTATCTAAAGTTGTAAACTCAACCTTAACAGATTATCTTTACTATTCTCAGGGTTATTTGCCcagttttttttactttattctTGTATCCCCTATTAGTTCAAGAAAATGAATTTGCCTAAAATAAAGAACTGCATATACAAACACTACTTTATTTTCTTAAGGGTAATTGCACCCAgtagacacaaaaaaaaaaaattcactaactAACTAAAAACACCTTCTCTCTCctactttctcttcctatctctctctactctctctctcaaaatctaatttcactctcttttttttggctATTTAGCAAATAAgccatttttttaaagttcaattttttttacaaaattaccCTTTAAATTTATGTAATTGAGAACCCATGCTTTCTGCATTATGGGCCTACATGTATTAAACTAAATggtaaacaaatataaacatcattaaataaaacaaaataatacgaTCTACGCACATTCAAGCATATGATTAAGGGTACCAAAATACACCTAAGCATTTCCTATCATTACGTACATGTTGAGCTAAGctctaattattttaaaaacaaatcagttttcttaaaacaaaaGGATAATTACAGTTTTATTTGGTATACACATAACATGCACATCTATTAAAACGTTGGAtacttaataaataaataactcaAATGGTTCGTTTGAATGATTAACAGCATCATATGCTACCCACCAATCGCCTATACCtcgaaacaaaattttaaatattagtaCAGATGACAAAACACATTTGACTATTCGATTGTGCTGCGTCGTATTATACGTAGTACGTACTGTTATAACAACAGCATAAACCAGTTTCTATCAAATAGTTACTTTTGGCTTATTTCTGGTCTGCTATAAAAATGTACAAATTTGTCAACCTCAacgtaaatatttttaagttatccCGGTTCAGTGTATATACTTTGCTTAAACAGGTGTTTAGCACTGCCGACATGTCTCGTATTTAAAAACTAAGTATAGAGTTGGGTTTAATAAGACTCATTTCATATGCACCGACTTATACCTTgcgttatatatttatattactaCAATTTATTTGGCTAATCTCTTGGTcgaatttaatttttcttcttaTAAACTTAGATCATTAGAAAAAagcatttaatgaaaaaaacatataaatcacGTTACCGAGAAGCTTTCCCCACTGCGACACGTGTCCACGTGAAATGGATAAGATCACTAGCACCTTTTACATCCACCTCTACCATCTATCGTTGTCTTCGTTTGTTTCCCCCCTCTTTCGCCCCAGTAGCAAGTTGGGACATAAAACCATAAggtaaaaaaagtaaaagtatCTAGCTTTTTATCATCAAAATTACTTGTTACTACGAGAGCTTGGCATCGTAGATTTATAGTTTTATAGTGTTCTACCTATTTATCTAAAAAGTGATCCTATCTAGCTTTAAATAGAAAATAGGCAATATAGCTCTATTGTTATGGTGTTTCAAtcgctttctttttcttttgtttatattgtgtacatatgatattattatattaaatattagtaataactaataactAAGAAAACAAGAATGCATGattgtaaaaaaacaaaaatttactgCGCCAAAAGCTAAAATGGAGTAGTTCCCAAGAAAGAAACCCGCTGAACCGTATATTCTCTGTTAAAACTTTTTACTCTTACGATGACCTTTTTGcgtttttaatgtattttttcttaCTTTCGTGCTGCTTAGACAGACATGTCACTTATATTTATCAGCTTAAGGTCCATGTCACCAGAAAAAGGTTTTGTAGAACACAAATGTATCAGCTTTTTAGGCAGaaccaaaaactttaaaatcacTATAATATGCACACCCAAATAGCTTTTATACTAATTAAgggatttatatattatataaaacgaCTGAAAAGTTGCTGAAGCTCTTGGTGGAAAATGCacccaccatcatcatatgtgaATGTTTCAAAACGGATAGCTTCCAATAGAAATATGTTCttgttttatcatatattaCTTCTTGCGCGCTCTCCGCTGAAGATTGTTTCTTTCCGGTTCAAATATGAATCCATATggattttaaaactatatttgaaaaccaAATATTATTTATGCGGCCCGGCCGATAGAATGTGAACTTATGTTTAAACCTAAAAATGAATTGGAGTTATGTCAAATAACTTATGTATTCATCTTCTTGCTAGTTGTCCTATCTTGTGCCCATAACTTTTGGTAGGGAGTTTTATATCTTACTACCAATATTTAGCAACTgatcaatatttcttttatcttcATTCAAATTGACCATTTTCACGTGACTATGTACAATGAATAcgttgaaaaaattacaatgaaCCGAAacgataatatttaaaaatggtaaaagcCACATGGGTGCAATGgttaaaaattagtttatactaaaatattactTTATGTGTCGCTGAAATTTGACTCTTTAATGTTTAAGATGTACAAATTTTGTTATTGAATCTGAAATATGAACAACTATATAACAGGGAATTGCAttgaatatctaaaatatacttGTTCCATTAGTTTTTCATTCAGCTAATTTTGTTTACTAATTATCATATAAAATCtcaccaatttttttaaaatgaaacagaaaGACATATCATCTGATGGGTTTAAAAGAGTAATGAATACATTGAGTGGAAGCAACCTAAAAGTATGGGGAACAGTGGAGGTCAACGGCCAAAAGAACAGCCACGTGTCTGTTGGGGCAAATAAAAGATGCTGGCGGCCACAGGGATATGATGAATGAACTAGAGTAATATTGTGACACGTGTCATTTCCTTTCTCCTCCGTCGAACCACTCAGCATTCAGCAATGTGATTGTTGTGTGTGAGAGTGAGACGATGGTTATCGACTGTATCCAGTAACAGAGAGCCAAGTCGACAACGGTAGACCACAGCTTCGGTATGTTTTTGAGAGCCGGCAACTGTATTGACCGGTTCGAGATCTTCATTTTCAACCCAAACAGATTATCTAAATGATACACTTCGGTGGAAAGATAACAAGTTATTGGAAGTTATAGTCTAGTTAATATAATTACTTGCCTTCAAACTCATGAACAAGTGATGGATATATCTTCCAAAGCTATGAGAATGTCTCCACACTCAGGCAGCACAGTTTCTTCAAACACAAAGATACAGATTTTAACATCCCCATGCTACTTTATTTGAGACTCTTGTGTTTTGGTCATCTGAacaaatattagtatttttcaAACATAGTAGAGAACAACATGTTGAAGTCAGAGCATCTACAATACAGTATGCATCCTATAATTTATAAGTCTACAAGCCAGAAAGACATGAGTTACTACACGGACAAAGGCTCGGACAAAAACACTATTATGATTGACCAAATTGAAGTACTACTATAACAGTCTGACAAGCTAATACTATTTTAGATTGTCTTCACTTCTGAATATAATGACAAGCTAATACTACAAATACAAATTGGTGATTCATTGTTAGCCTTAATAGATTAGTGCCATTCTTTTTAACTGCTACGTCACTGCATTCGCCAAATCTTGATATTCTCACTTTTTCACAATTCTTTGATAGaacaagaaagaaagatgaattATATCTTACAACATGAATGAAGAAATGGGAAGCTGTACATAAATAATACA
It encodes the following:
- the LOC106452076 gene encoding GATA transcription factor 17, encoding MSDGSVETKTKLDSSGESSDVDNENCISSGSGSSGGEAKRTCVDCGTFRTPLWRGGPAGPKSLCNACGIKSRKKRQAALGIKPEKKIRKSIIITSDTSDVSLEDDDDHSSSSKGIMSRFLDLGFKVPVMKRSPVEKKKRLWSKLGEEERAAAVLLMALSCASVYA
- the LOC106452072 gene encoding two-component response regulator ARR1; amino-acid sequence: MMNPSQGRGLGSGGGSSSGRNKGGEAVVEMFPSGLRVLVVDDDPTCLMILERMLRTCLYEVTKCNRAEMALSLLRKNKHGFDIVISDVHMPDMDGFKLLEHVGLEMDLPVIMMSADDSKSVVLKGVTHGAVDYLIKPVRMEALKNIWQHVVRKRRSEWSVPEHSGSIEETGQQQQQRGPAVSEDAADDNASSVNNEGNNWRSSSNNSRKRKEEEGDEQGDEDASNLKKPRVVWSVELHQQFVAAVNQLGVEKAVPKKILELMNVPGLTRENVASHLQKYRIYLRRLGGVSQHQGNLNNSFMTGQDASFGPLSSLNGFDLQALAVTGQLPAQSLAQLQAAGLGRPAMVSKSGLPVSSVVDERSIFSFDNSKPRFGDGIGGHQTQQPQMNLLHGVPTGMEPRQLAGLQQQLPVGGNRMSIQQQIAAVRAGHSGMLMPQQQPFPRGPPSIRQPMLPNRITERSGFSGRSSVPESSRVLPTSYTNLATQQHSSTSVAFNSFQQELPVNSFPLPSAPGLSVPAQVRKPLSSSSSYQEEVNSSEAGFTAPSYDMFSNRHNDWDLRSIAFDAHQDAESVAFSNSEAFSFSSMSRNNNNNATVAATDLGRNQQQTLSGMVPHHQVYGNGGGGGSSVRVKSERDTAAMAFHEQYSNQEDLMSALLKQEGVAPVVDTEFDFDAYSIDDIPV